The following proteins come from a genomic window of Flavobacterium crocinum:
- a CDS encoding RNA polymerase sigma-70 factor — protein sequence MKVHSLTLKEYKSVFNTLYPSLCLFSNKYIENIEVSKDVVQEVFIKIWEDKIEFHDDTAIKSYLYTAVKNRSLDYLKSKHYKVTDSIGETDFAQMETDPFFLREVVISETSMLIEKAVNTLPAKCAQIIRLSIKGLSNTEISEELGISLNTIKTQKKIAYKRLKPLLKDCFFIIAFVFEIRN from the coding sequence ATGAAAGTGCATTCTTTAACATTAAAAGAATATAAAAGCGTTTTTAATACGCTCTATCCTTCGCTGTGCTTATTTTCCAACAAATATATTGAGAATATAGAAGTATCAAAAGATGTAGTTCAGGAAGTTTTTATTAAAATTTGGGAAGATAAAATTGAGTTTCATGATGATACTGCGATCAAATCTTATTTATATACTGCTGTAAAGAACCGTTCCCTTGATTATTTAAAAAGCAAACATTACAAAGTAACGGACTCTATTGGTGAAACTGATTTTGCCCAGATGGAGACCGATCCGTTTTTTTTAAGAGAAGTTGTTATTTCCGAAACTTCCATGCTTATTGAGAAGGCGGTTAATACCTTACCTGCAAAATGTGCCCAGATTATTAGATTGAGCATTAAAGGATTAAGTAATACTGAAATTTCAGAAGAATTAGGCATTTCTTTAAATACCATTAAAACACAAAAGAAAATTGCCTACAAGCGTTTAAAACCCCTTTTAAAAGATTGTTTCTTCATTATTGCATTTGTATTCGAGATTAGAAACTGA
- a CDS encoding SusD/RagB family nutrient-binding outer membrane lipoprotein, producing the protein MLKKLSYIILFGLTLTSCSDTLDDINKNPNATETPLAPYLLTGSLKQGADLYWGSDNNFNSSLLFVQHWAKIQYTEPDRYDVSNTSFTSLWNTGYATLITDLNTIINFPDAQANSNYKGIALTLRSWTFLLLTDAYGSIPYKEAGQKVTPAYNTQKEIYTGLLEDLAKAQSLLGTTNGTVTGDLVYKGDIAKWKRFVNSLRLRIALRISDKEPVLAKQAAIDATSDSAGVLSSNNDTFKFTYIASPQQNPASAWFETRDDFRISKTMVDKLKEFSDPRLPVYAQLPSDASVGTYVGGGNGLSNNDANNQGFAKTSKPGTYFLTSTSPAVIYSYSEVLFNLAEAAARGFISGDAETLYKNAITASFNQFGITDATVISNYLNQTSVKYDASNYAKSIGTQKWIAFFGQGLDAFTEWRRLDFPVLTAGPNTVLDGKIPSRFFYPGTEQSLNGVNYQNALTDQGKDLLTTKLWFDAK; encoded by the coding sequence ATGCTAAAAAAGCTATCATATATAATCTTATTTGGATTGACACTGACCTCGTGCAGTGATACTTTGGATGATATCAATAAAAATCCAAATGCAACCGAAACACCATTGGCGCCTTATTTGTTAACAGGAAGTTTAAAACAAGGAGCTGACTTATACTGGGGTTCAGATAATAATTTTAACTCCTCTTTGTTATTCGTACAGCATTGGGCTAAAATCCAATATACGGAACCGGACAGATACGATGTTTCAAACACTTCATTCACTTCTTTGTGGAATACAGGTTACGCAACCTTAATTACAGATTTGAATACAATTATCAATTTTCCGGACGCACAGGCGAATTCAAACTACAAAGGGATTGCTTTAACGCTTCGTTCATGGACATTTTTATTGTTGACAGACGCTTACGGAAGTATTCCGTATAAAGAAGCAGGACAAAAAGTAACACCAGCCTATAATACTCAAAAAGAAATATATACGGGTTTACTTGAAGATTTAGCAAAAGCGCAGTCTTTATTAGGTACAACAAACGGAACTGTAACAGGAGATTTGGTTTACAAAGGAGATATTGCAAAATGGAAAAGATTCGTGAATTCACTTCGTCTTAGAATTGCTTTACGAATTTCAGATAAAGAACCGGTATTGGCGAAACAGGCAGCTATTGATGCAACGAGTGATTCAGCCGGAGTTTTGAGTAGTAATAACGATACTTTTAAGTTTACCTATATTGCTTCGCCTCAGCAAAATCCGGCTTCGGCATGGTTTGAAACTCGTGATGATTTCCGTATTTCAAAAACAATGGTAGATAAATTAAAAGAGTTTTCAGATCCGCGTTTACCGGTTTATGCGCAATTGCCGTCAGATGCAAGTGTTGGTACCTATGTTGGAGGTGGTAATGGATTATCAAACAATGATGCTAACAATCAGGGTTTTGCTAAAACATCGAAACCTGGAACTTATTTCCTTACTTCGACATCACCTGCTGTAATTTATTCTTATTCTGAAGTATTGTTTAATCTTGCTGAAGCAGCTGCTCGCGGATTTATTTCCGGAGATGCAGAGACACTTTATAAAAATGCCATTACAGCATCATTCAATCAATTTGGAATTACTGATGCAACAGTAATTTCGAACTACCTGAATCAGACAAGTGTAAAATACGATGCATCCAATTATGCTAAATCTATTGGTACACAAAAATGGATTGCATTCTTCGGACAAGGTTTGGATGCTTTTACAGAATGGAGAAGATTAGATTTCCCGGTTTTGACAGCTGGACCTAATACCGTTTTGGACGGAAAAATACCATCTCGCTTTTTCTATCCGGGAACAGAACAGTCATTAAATGGAGTTAACTACCAAAATGCACTAACGGATCAGGGAAAAGATTTGCTGACAACAAAATTATGGTTTGATGCCAAATAA
- a CDS encoding sensor histidine kinase yields the protein MHKLVPLDPKTIFLLYFWGNLFVCILIFSYSLSYASTENRKKLNTFGFGKILLTLGWVFIFLRNIVPDFISINLGNTVILLGCCYETIAIISMNKTKFNKRYRIQTGLTITAILAFNIVTFSGGTISTRIIIMSLGIFAIYLPPTIGYFREKATNLFRIFYLLCYVSFEILIFMRAVYTYVFPQKNFFRQSAFDSLYSIGLFLLTLIGTIGFLLLVKEKQDLKIQKLLKDKNLFFSIIAHDLKGPLGSSLALSEILSQEIDTYSREEIKEITELLHDSNKNIYKLLENLLNWSRMQTGMIEYNPKMTELNSLIEENVKLNKNTALNKNIDLRFESTEIISAMLDKDMIDTVLRNLLTNAIKFTEQQGEIVVSLQKVNKKAEVSIRDNGIGIPLNIQEKLFKINEKVIQKGTENEIGNGLGLLLCHEFIKKHHGEIWAESKLGIGSTFKFILPLENRE from the coding sequence ATGCACAAATTAGTACCTCTGGATCCCAAAACCATTTTTCTTCTTTATTTCTGGGGGAATTTGTTTGTGTGCATTCTTATTTTCAGTTATTCCTTATCGTATGCTTCGACAGAAAACAGAAAAAAATTAAATACGTTTGGATTTGGAAAAATATTGCTGACGTTAGGCTGGGTATTTATTTTTTTAAGAAACATAGTTCCGGATTTTATTTCTATCAATTTAGGTAATACAGTTATTCTTTTAGGATGCTGTTATGAAACGATAGCCATAATCTCAATGAACAAAACCAAGTTTAACAAACGGTATAGGATTCAAACCGGTTTAACAATTACAGCTATACTGGCTTTTAATATTGTCACATTTTCAGGAGGCACAATTAGTACCCGCATTATCATTATGTCTCTTGGAATATTTGCGATTTACCTGCCTCCAACAATTGGATATTTTAGAGAAAAAGCAACCAATTTGTTCCGTATATTTTATCTTCTTTGTTATGTTTCTTTCGAGATTTTAATTTTTATGAGAGCGGTTTATACTTATGTTTTTCCGCAAAAGAATTTCTTCAGGCAGAGTGCTTTTGATAGTTTATACAGTATTGGCTTGTTTTTACTGACTCTTATTGGAACAATTGGATTTTTATTATTGGTGAAAGAAAAACAAGATCTCAAAATACAGAAATTACTAAAAGACAAGAATTTATTCTTTTCTATAATTGCCCATGATTTAAAAGGACCATTAGGTTCATCACTTGCCTTGTCAGAAATTCTATCTCAGGAGATCGATACTTACAGTCGGGAAGAAATTAAGGAAATTACAGAATTGCTTCATGACTCCAATAAAAACATTTATAAACTACTAGAGAACCTATTGAACTGGTCCAGAATGCAGACCGGAATGATCGAATACAATCCGAAAATGACAGAATTAAACAGTCTGATCGAGGAAAATGTAAAACTTAATAAAAATACGGCATTAAATAAAAACATCGATTTAAGATTCGAATCAACAGAAATTATCAGTGCAATGCTGGATAAAGATATGATTGATACTGTTCTAAGAAACCTTTTAACCAATGCCATTAAATTTACAGAACAGCAGGGCGAAATTGTAGTCAGTCTTCAGAAAGTAAACAAAAAAGCAGAAGTATCCATCAGAGATAACGGAATCGGAATTCCTCTTAACATACAGGAAAAGCTTTTTAAAATCAATGAAAAAGTAATCCAGAAAGGAACAGAAAACGAAATAGGAAACGGCTTAGGATTACTGCTTTGCCACGAATTTATAAAGAAACACCACGGGGAAATCTGGGCAGAAAGTAAACTGGGAATAGGAAGTACTTTTAAGTTTATATTGCCTTTAGAAAATAGAGAATAG
- a CDS encoding alpha/beta hydrolase → MTKSKSIILVHGNFVNDVSWAKWKERYEQKGYTVYTPANPGHEGNPSDLRKTVHPDLTKTGFIDVVNNIAKLADSLPEKPLIIGHSMAGMAAMKLLELNKAAAAVSIDGAPPKNVFPPFATLKSVLPAFGFFSSSKYFMGSREWYDKCFFNTLQHRDRAKAFDTIAVPESYKVSRELVLNSFSNIDFRKPHKPILFIGGASDAIFPASLTTTLARKYKDKNSQVDLKIFPGKSHFICGEPGWEAVADYILEWYENL, encoded by the coding sequence ATGACAAAATCAAAATCTATTATTCTTGTTCACGGAAACTTTGTAAACGATGTCAGTTGGGCAAAGTGGAAAGAACGATATGAACAGAAAGGCTATACGGTTTACACGCCTGCCAATCCTGGTCACGAAGGAAATCCTTCAGATTTAAGAAAAACAGTTCACCCTGATCTTACTAAAACCGGTTTTATTGATGTAGTAAATAATATCGCAAAACTAGCTGACAGCCTTCCTGAAAAACCGCTTATTATTGGACATTCGATGGCAGGAATGGCGGCAATGAAGCTATTAGAACTAAACAAAGCAGCAGCAGCAGTAAGTATTGATGGTGCGCCACCCAAAAATGTATTTCCACCTTTTGCAACATTAAAATCGGTGCTTCCTGCTTTCGGATTCTTTTCTTCTAGTAAATATTTCATGGGAAGTCGCGAATGGTATGACAAATGCTTTTTTAACACCTTGCAACATAGAGACAGAGCCAAAGCATTTGATACTATTGCCGTACCCGAAAGTTATAAAGTGAGTCGCGAATTGGTTTTAAACTCTTTTTCGAATATTGACTTCAGAAAACCGCACAAACCAATTTTATTTATTGGAGGCGCCAGCGATGCTATTTTTCCGGCATCACTTACAACAACACTGGCTCGAAAATACAAAGACAAAAACAGTCAGGTAGACTTGAAAATTTTCCCTGGTAAAAGTCACTTTATCTGCGGTGAACCGGGGTGGGAAGCAGTAGCAGATTATATTTTAGAATGGTATGAAAATCTATAG
- a CDS encoding glycoside hydrolase family 125 protein: MQSRRKFIKNAGIFSAGLLAIQSEAFGFNSDAFEFPLKDFVSQRPPLAERKFTSKAIEAAIVKVKKQIVNPELAWIFENCFPNTLDTTVEFEVIDGKPDTYVITGDIDAMWLRDSTAQIWPYIPFVKQDPKLAELVKGVINRQAKCIILDPYANAFYKDFNKESEWKNDLTDMKPGIHERKWEIDSLCYPVRLAHGYWKETGDISMFDSHWKEAMKLVLKTFKEQQRMDGKGGPYSFQRQTAWATDGVPLSGYGYPVKPCGLIVSTFRPSDDSTLFGYLIPSNMFAIEILGYLIEIFSLPALKDNDIVNQAKELREQVQKGLNEHGIINHPQFGKIIAFEVNGYGSFHMMDDANVPSLLSLPYLGTIAPDDPLYLNTRKVVLSENNPFFYRGKAGEGIGGPHTGVDTIWPMSIVLRAITSIDETEIKNCISTLIKTNADTGFMHESFHKDDVTKFTRKWFAWANTLFGEMIVHTSNKYPQALKDKNL; encoded by the coding sequence ATGCAGTCTCGCAGAAAATTTATCAAAAATGCCGGCATCTTTTCGGCGGGTTTATTGGCTATTCAGTCAGAAGCTTTTGGATTTAATTCCGATGCTTTTGAATTTCCTTTAAAGGATTTTGTATCCCAGAGACCACCTTTGGCCGAACGTAAATTTACCAGTAAAGCAATTGAGGCTGCTATCGTAAAAGTTAAAAAACAAATTGTAAATCCGGAACTGGCGTGGATTTTTGAAAACTGTTTTCCAAATACACTCGACACTACAGTGGAATTTGAAGTAATAGACGGTAAACCTGATACGTATGTAATCACGGGAGATATCGACGCGATGTGGCTTCGAGACAGTACCGCGCAGATTTGGCCTTATATTCCTTTTGTAAAACAAGATCCAAAACTGGCCGAATTGGTAAAAGGTGTTATAAATCGTCAGGCAAAATGCATCATTTTAGATCCTTATGCTAATGCATTTTACAAAGATTTCAATAAGGAAAGTGAATGGAAAAATGATTTAACAGACATGAAACCCGGAATTCATGAACGAAAATGGGAAATCGACAGTTTGTGTTATCCTGTTCGTCTGGCTCATGGTTATTGGAAAGAAACCGGAGATATTTCTATGTTTGACAGCCATTGGAAAGAAGCCATGAAACTCGTGCTAAAAACGTTCAAAGAACAACAACGTATGGATGGCAAAGGAGGACCTTACAGCTTTCAGCGCCAAACGGCATGGGCTACAGACGGCGTTCCCTTGTCGGGTTACGGATATCCTGTCAAACCGTGCGGATTAATTGTTTCGACTTTCAGACCAAGTGACGATTCTACGCTTTTTGGCTATCTGATTCCAAGTAATATGTTTGCGATTGAAATATTAGGTTATCTGATTGAGATTTTCTCACTTCCGGCTTTAAAAGACAACGACATTGTTAATCAGGCGAAAGAACTTAGAGAGCAGGTTCAAAAAGGATTAAACGAACACGGAATTATAAATCATCCGCAATTTGGAAAAATTATTGCTTTCGAAGTAAATGGTTACGGAAGTTTTCATATGATGGACGATGCCAATGTTCCGTCTTTATTATCACTTCCTTATTTGGGTACAATTGCTCCGGATGATCCATTATATCTTAATACCAGAAAAGTTGTTTTGTCTGAAAATAATCCGTTTTTCTATAGAGGAAAAGCCGGAGAAGGTATTGGAGGCCCGCATACAGGTGTAGATACCATCTGGCCCATGAGTATTGTTTTAAGAGCCATTACCAGTATTGATGAAACAGAAATTAAAAACTGTATCAGTACTTTGATTAAAACCAATGCTGATACGGGATTTATGCACGAATCTTTTCATAAAGACGATGTAACCAAATTTACCCGAAAATGGTTTGCCTGGGCCAATACTTTATTTGGAGAAATGATTGTACATACGAGCAATAAATATCCTCAGGCTTTAAAAGATAAAAACCTGTAA
- the ilvN gene encoding acetolactate synthase small subunit, with product MKEQYTLTFYTEDQMGLVNKTAVIFSRRKISFESFNISLCEINSMYRFTIVVTETFETVRNLTLQIEKIIDVYKCYFSTNAEIVYTQTTLFKVLTHKVTNDSVQQLLQKHNPQYRSLERDYTIFEVTAQETEIDSLAKSLIENGLIELIKSPRIALIKSGKGLRDDFEDL from the coding sequence ATGAAAGAGCAATACACCTTAACATTTTACACAGAAGATCAAATGGGACTAGTCAATAAAACAGCTGTTATTTTTTCGAGAAGAAAAATCAGCTTTGAAAGTTTTAATATCTCTCTTTGTGAAATTAATAGTATGTACAGATTTACAATTGTTGTAACAGAAACTTTTGAAACGGTGAGAAATTTAACCTTGCAAATCGAGAAAATTATTGATGTTTACAAATGTTATTTCAGTACAAATGCTGAAATAGTATATACTCAGACCACTTTATTTAAAGTTTTAACCCATAAAGTAACTAATGACAGTGTTCAACAATTATTGCAAAAGCATAATCCACAATACAGAAGTCTGGAAAGGGATTATACCATATTTGAAGTTACAGCACAGGAAACTGAAATTGATTCTTTAGCAAAATCTTTAATAGAAAACGGACTTATCGAATTGATCAAAAGTCCACGTATTGCTTTGATTAAATCCGGAAAAGGTCTTAGAGATGATTTTGAAGACTTATAG
- a CDS encoding cysteine hydrolase family protein: MSLYQLQKTAIVLIDPFNDFLSEGGKLYPVTQETVEGNGVVQNIKKLLAAARKKKILIVYAPHRHTQKDDYLNWKFMAPSHSGSKNITLFEKGSWGAEFHPDLMMQEGDLLAQNHWTASGFANTDLDFLLRQHNIDQIVLAGMRANTCIDSTARFGVELGYHVTLIKDGIGAFNWEEIKATVETNFPNYGHVLSSTEEFIQQIYL; this comes from the coding sequence ATGAGCTTGTATCAACTTCAAAAAACAGCGATTGTATTAATCGATCCTTTTAATGATTTTCTTTCTGAAGGAGGAAAATTATATCCTGTAACCCAGGAAACCGTTGAGGGAAACGGAGTAGTTCAAAATATCAAAAAGCTGCTGGCTGCAGCAAGGAAAAAGAAAATACTAATTGTATATGCTCCGCATCGACATACGCAGAAAGATGATTACTTAAACTGGAAATTTATGGCTCCGTCGCACTCAGGAAGCAAGAATATTACCTTGTTTGAAAAAGGTTCCTGGGGTGCCGAATTTCATCCTGATTTAATGATGCAGGAAGGTGATCTTCTTGCTCAAAATCACTGGACTGCCAGCGGATTTGCCAATACCGATCTGGATTTTCTTTTAAGACAACATAATATTGATCAGATCGTTTTGGCGGGAATGAGAGCTAATACCTGTATCGATTCTACAGCAAGATTTGGCGTTGAATTAGGTTATCACGTGACTTTAATTAAAGATGGAATCGGTGCTTTTAACTGGGAAGAAATTAAGGCAACCGTCGAAACTAATTTTCCTAATTATGGACATGTACTTTCTTCTACGGAAGAGTTTATACAGCAGATTTATCTTTAA
- a CDS encoding FecR family protein, with amino-acid sequence MSIFSEIIDLSGRTASSILKRDKPDDLADSDFFSDLDKEYIMKHLTDEKLLKERAVLLQQINKKEDWKAIQSKIDVPVKKLAFWKYTAAAAVLVLGLAVYFSKNHLNEKQPDKIVETKLDINPGTDKAILVLANGKQVALGKGSVYNSAGVHSNGTEIIYKNNKSAKNTVAYNYLTIPRGGQFFIKLADGTKVWLNSESKLKFPVSFKDGELRQVELVYGEAYFDVSPSTAHKGSHFNVVTQNQNIEVLGTEFNIKAYQDSPAIYTTLVEGKVHLSGSFDSTILKPGDQSVLQNNNIQVAAVDVFNEVSWKEGIFSFQEMPLKDIMKVLERWYDIKTEFRNKAIENNTFNGILDKNQKIEEILNIISNTNKIPYEINQKTVIFK; translated from the coding sequence ATGTCTATTTTTAGTGAAATAATTGACCTTTCCGGTCGTACTGCTTCCTCCATTTTAAAACGGGACAAACCGGATGATCTTGCTGATTCTGATTTTTTTTCAGATTTGGACAAAGAATATATAATGAAACATCTTACTGATGAAAAACTGTTGAAAGAACGTGCTGTTTTATTGCAGCAAATTAATAAGAAAGAAGACTGGAAAGCGATTCAGAGTAAAATTGACGTTCCTGTTAAGAAATTAGCTTTCTGGAAATATACTGCTGCTGCCGCAGTTCTTGTTTTGGGATTAGCTGTTTATTTTTCTAAAAATCATTTAAATGAAAAACAGCCGGACAAAATTGTCGAAACCAAATTGGATATTAATCCGGGAACAGACAAAGCGATTTTGGTTCTCGCAAACGGAAAGCAGGTAGCTTTGGGCAAAGGTTCAGTATATAACTCAGCAGGTGTGCATAGTAATGGTACCGAAATTATTTATAAAAATAACAAATCAGCTAAAAATACAGTTGCTTACAATTATTTAACGATACCACGAGGCGGACAGTTTTTTATCAAATTAGCAGACGGCACTAAGGTTTGGCTGAATTCAGAATCAAAATTAAAATTTCCTGTAAGTTTTAAAGACGGAGAACTGCGTCAGGTTGAGCTGGTGTATGGTGAGGCTTATTTTGATGTTTCACCAAGCACAGCACACAAAGGTTCGCATTTTAATGTGGTAACTCAAAACCAGAATATAGAAGTTCTGGGAACCGAATTCAATATTAAAGCTTATCAGGATAGCCCAGCCATTTATACAACGCTTGTAGAAGGTAAAGTACACTTGTCAGGATCGTTTGATTCTACGATTCTAAAACCGGGAGACCAGTCGGTATTACAAAATAATAATATACAGGTGGCAGCTGTTGATGTATTTAATGAAGTATCATGGAAAGAAGGAATTTTCAGCTTTCAGGAAATGCCTTTAAAAGACATTATGAAAGTACTGGAAAGATGGTACGACATCAAAACGGAGTTTAGAAATAAAGCGATAGAAAACAACACTTTTAATGGAATATTAGATAAAAACCAAAAAATAGAGGAAATTTTAAACATAATTAGTAACACAAACAAGATACCGTATGAAATAAACCAAAAGACTGTAATTTTTAAGTAA
- a CDS encoding alpha/beta fold hydrolase produces MAKIKVKDGTEIYYKDWGTGTPIFFHHGWPLSADDWDAQMLFFLDKGFRVIAHDRRGHGRSTQTYTGNEMDTYAADVAELTEFLDLKDAIHIGHSTGGGEAIHYAAKYGKGRVSKVILISAVTPYMIKDANNPEGVPIEVFDDIRFNTANNRQQFYQDITFPFYGYNREGANIKKGIQDNWWRQGMNGGIKAHYDCIKAFSETDFTEDLKSVDFPVLILHGEDDQIVPYNVTALRAIKLLKNGKIITYPGLCHGIPTTDADRVNADILDFIK; encoded by the coding sequence ATGGCTAAAATTAAAGTAAAAGACGGAACAGAGATTTATTACAAAGACTGGGGTACAGGTACACCGATTTTTTTTCATCACGGCTGGCCTTTGTCGGCAGATGACTGGGACGCACAAATGTTATTTTTCCTGGATAAAGGATTTAGAGTTATTGCACATGACAGAAGAGGTCACGGAAGATCTACTCAGACTTATACAGGAAATGAAATGGACACATACGCAGCAGATGTTGCAGAATTGACCGAATTTTTAGACTTGAAAGATGCTATACATATTGGACATTCAACAGGAGGCGGAGAAGCGATTCATTATGCTGCAAAATATGGTAAAGGCCGTGTTTCAAAAGTAATCCTGATTAGTGCTGTAACTCCATACATGATTAAAGATGCTAATAATCCGGAAGGAGTTCCAATCGAAGTTTTTGATGATATTCGTTTTAATACCGCAAATAACCGACAGCAGTTTTATCAGGATATTACTTTTCCGTTTTATGGTTACAACAGGGAAGGAGCCAATATCAAAAAAGGAATTCAGGACAATTGGTGGCGCCAGGGAATGAATGGAGGAATTAAAGCGCATTACGATTGTATAAAAGCATTCTCTGAAACCGATTTTACCGAAGATTTAAAAAGTGTTGATTTTCCCGTATTGATACTTCACGGAGAAGACGATCAAATTGTGCCTTATAATGTAACGGCATTGCGGGCAATAAAACTCTTAAAGAACGGAAAAATAATTACATATCCAGGGCTTTGCCACGGTATTCCAACAACTGATGCAGATCGAGTAAACGCCGATATTTTGGATTTTATTAAGTAA